Proteins from a genomic interval of Nocardioides jishulii:
- the proB gene encoding glutamate 5-kinase: MGASGSTGAGDVSDGLRDDVRAARRIVVKIGSSSLTTNGGGLEPERIAALVDVLAEVRARGAEVVLVSSGAIAAGLTPLGLATRPSALALQQAAASVGQGLLVHHYQQEFARHSILTGQVLLTVDDVIRRASYRNAHQTFAALLDLGAVPVVNENDTVATSEIRFGDNDRLAALVAHLVHADLLVLLSDVDALYDGPPSRPGVRRLVDVRSDDDLADVEIGSVGSAVGTGGMVTKVEAARIATGAGIPVVLTSADNAGAALAGAPVGTLFHATGRRRPIRQLWLAHATEGKGSVVLDAGAVRAVVERGASLLAAGVTGVKGSFVAGDPVDLVGPDGATVARGLVNFDAAEIPGLLGRSTGDLKEEFGDAYDRALVHRDDLVLL, translated from the coding sequence ATGGGGGCCAGCGGGAGCACAGGAGCCGGCGACGTGAGTGACGGGCTGCGCGACGACGTACGCGCGGCTCGGCGCATCGTGGTCAAGATCGGCTCCTCGTCGCTGACCACCAACGGCGGGGGACTGGAGCCCGAGCGCATCGCCGCGCTCGTCGACGTGCTGGCCGAGGTGCGGGCGCGCGGTGCCGAGGTCGTCCTGGTCTCCTCCGGTGCGATCGCCGCCGGGCTCACGCCGCTGGGTCTGGCCACGCGCCCGAGCGCGCTGGCGCTGCAGCAGGCGGCGGCCTCGGTGGGCCAGGGCCTGCTGGTGCACCACTACCAGCAGGAGTTCGCCCGCCACTCCATCCTCACCGGCCAGGTGCTCCTCACCGTCGACGACGTGATCCGTCGCGCCTCCTACCGCAACGCGCACCAGACCTTCGCCGCGCTGCTCGACCTCGGCGCCGTCCCGGTCGTCAACGAGAACGACACCGTGGCGACCTCCGAGATCCGCTTCGGCGACAACGACCGCCTCGCCGCGCTGGTGGCCCACCTGGTGCACGCCGACCTGCTGGTGCTGCTCTCCGACGTCGACGCGCTCTACGACGGACCGCCCAGCCGTCCCGGCGTACGCCGCCTCGTCGACGTCCGCTCCGACGACGACCTCGCCGACGTCGAGATCGGCTCCGTCGGCTCCGCGGTGGGCACGGGCGGCATGGTCACCAAGGTGGAGGCTGCCCGCATCGCCACCGGCGCCGGCATCCCCGTCGTGCTCACCTCCGCCGACAACGCGGGTGCGGCGCTGGCCGGCGCCCCGGTCGGCACCCTCTTCCACGCCACCGGCCGTCGTCGTCCGATCCGTCAGCTCTGGTTGGCCCACGCCACCGAGGGCAAGGGCAGCGTCGTGCTCGACGCGGGTGCCGTGCGCGCGGTCGTCGAGCGGGGCGCCTCGCTGCTCGCGGCCGGTGTCACCGGCGTCAAGGGCAGCTTCGTGGCCGGCGACCCCGTCGACCTGGTCGGTCCCGACGGTGCCACGGTGGCCCGCGGGCTGGTCAACTTCGACGCCGCGGAGATCCCGGGTCTGCTCGGGCGCTCCACCGGTGACCTCAAGGAGGAGTTCGGCGACGCCTACGACCGGGCCCTGGTGCACCGTGACGACCTCGTCCTGCTCTGA
- a CDS encoding methionine synthase has protein sequence MSLLLPGDEGFEESESAVEEAAPIGPLATGIGSMPGGEVMQEADNARAYTEAVRMVLGELDRGAHLPEMPGRGAIADMIGRGLAVVSGLAADLQPAGWRLTGGGVGVDQRRARSLLSQDLDTVEELAQDYDGIFKVQVAGPWTLAASVEKPRGDKILADHGARRDLAQGLAEGLRDHVADVRRRMPRAARLVVQIDEPALPAVMQARIPTASGFGRHRRVDPPEASALLAEVLGAVTAAGAEAWVHSCAAEVPWGLVSGAGATGLLVDLDRVDATAIDHLATHLEGGGALGLGVVPSTDPTSELSDKAVTERVLRWLDMVGFDPEEYAGQLVVTPSCGMAGASTSWARRALGLAGATARHLS, from the coding sequence GTGAGTCTGCTGCTACCCGGCGACGAGGGGTTCGAGGAGTCGGAATCGGCCGTGGAGGAGGCCGCGCCGATCGGTCCGCTGGCCACCGGCATCGGGTCGATGCCCGGCGGTGAGGTGATGCAGGAGGCGGACAACGCCCGCGCCTACACCGAGGCCGTACGCATGGTGCTCGGCGAGCTCGACCGCGGCGCCCACCTGCCCGAGATGCCCGGTCGTGGCGCGATCGCCGACATGATCGGCCGCGGCCTGGCCGTGGTCTCCGGTCTTGCCGCCGACCTGCAGCCCGCCGGGTGGCGACTCACCGGTGGGGGAGTCGGCGTCGACCAGCGCCGCGCCCGCTCCCTGCTGTCGCAGGACCTCGACACCGTCGAGGAGCTGGCGCAGGACTACGACGGCATCTTCAAGGTGCAGGTGGCCGGTCCGTGGACGCTCGCTGCGAGCGTGGAGAAGCCCCGCGGCGACAAGATCCTTGCTGACCACGGCGCCCGGCGTGACCTGGCCCAAGGCTTGGCCGAAGGGCTGCGTGACCACGTCGCCGACGTACGCCGTCGCATGCCCCGCGCGGCTCGGCTCGTCGTGCAGATCGACGAGCCGGCGCTGCCTGCGGTGATGCAGGCGCGGATCCCGACCGCGAGCGGCTTCGGCCGTCACCGTCGCGTGGACCCGCCCGAGGCATCCGCGCTGCTCGCGGAGGTGCTCGGAGCGGTCACCGCTGCGGGCGCCGAGGCGTGGGTGCACTCCTGCGCAGCGGAGGTGCCCTGGGGCCTCGTCAGCGGCGCCGGCGCCACCGGACTCCTGGTCGACCTCGACCGCGTGGACGCCACCGCGATCGACCACCTCGCCACCCACCTCGAGGGCGGGGGAGCGCTCGGACTCGGCGTCGTGCCGAGCACGGACCCGACGAGTGAGCTCAGCGACAAGGCCGTGACCGAGCGGGTGCTGCGCTGGCTCGACATGGTCGGCTTCGACCCCGAGGAGTACGCCGGTCAGCTCGTCGTCACGCCGAGCTGTGGGATGGCTGGCGCGAGTACGTCGTGGGCTCGGCGAGCGTTGGGGTTGGCTGGCGCGACGGCGCGGCATCTGTCCTGA
- a CDS encoding N-acyl-D-amino-acid deacylase family protein, which produces MAYDLLIQRGLYLDGTGAEGYVADVAIRDGRVAEVSREPLDASLAQRVVDATGRWVMPGFVDAHTHYDVELLVAPGLNESVRHGVTTALIGNCSISAVYSGAVDVADLFSRVEALPREAVLRTLHTMKTWDSPEDWASALETLPLGPNIASFIGHSDVRASVMGLGRATDPKHKPTRSERRRILELIDQALDAGFIGVSTMTNPWDKLDGDRYRSRTLPSTHASWSEFRAISRLLRRRERTLQGVPNLNTKVDVAFYATTSMGLGVRKPLRVSLLSAADTRAEPWVNRIFRPIAFLANTIGKGRFVWQHLPTTFQVWADGIDLVVFEEFGSGREALHLREEMGRNDLLKDEAYRRWFREDFEKKFSPRVWHRDFDDAVITECPEESLVGRSVAKVAKERGLHPVDCFLDLVVEHGTAFRWTTVIANHREKVANRLINTPGVTVGFSDAGAHLRNMAFYNFGVCLLDRVHQAAERSKPFMPLEKAVYKLTGELADFHQVDAGRIRPGDRADITIIDPAGLNGAVNDYAEAEFAEMNGIRRMVNRNDDAVAATIISGRVAWEGGEFAPGYGETLRTGQFLKAREVAPPASGVVADAGASVAQTA; this is translated from the coding sequence ATGGCCTACGACCTCCTGATCCAACGCGGTCTCTACCTCGACGGCACGGGCGCGGAGGGATATGTCGCGGACGTGGCGATCCGTGACGGCCGCGTCGCGGAGGTCAGCCGCGAGCCGCTGGACGCCTCCTTGGCGCAGCGGGTCGTGGACGCGACGGGCCGGTGGGTGATGCCTGGCTTCGTGGACGCCCACACCCACTACGACGTGGAGCTGCTGGTGGCGCCCGGCTTGAACGAGTCCGTACGCCACGGCGTCACGACGGCGTTGATCGGCAACTGCTCCATCTCGGCGGTCTACAGCGGCGCGGTGGACGTGGCCGACCTGTTCAGCCGCGTGGAGGCGCTGCCCCGTGAGGCCGTGCTGCGGACGCTGCACACGATGAAGACGTGGGACTCCCCCGAGGACTGGGCCTCGGCCCTGGAGACGCTGCCGCTGGGGCCGAACATCGCCTCCTTCATCGGCCACTCCGACGTGCGCGCCTCGGTGATGGGCCTGGGCCGCGCGACGGACCCGAAGCACAAGCCGACCCGGTCGGAGCGGCGCCGCATCCTCGAGCTGATCGACCAGGCCCTGGATGCCGGGTTCATCGGGGTCTCGACGATGACGAACCCCTGGGACAAGCTCGACGGCGACCGCTACCGCTCGCGTACGTTGCCCTCGACACACGCCAGCTGGAGCGAGTTCCGGGCCATCTCGCGGCTGCTCCGTCGCCGCGAGCGGACGCTGCAGGGCGTACCGAACCTCAACACGAAGGTGGACGTCGCCTTCTACGCCACCACGTCGATGGGACTGGGGGTCCGCAAGCCGTTGCGGGTCTCCTTGCTCTCGGCCGCGGACACGCGTGCGGAACCGTGGGTGAACCGGATCTTCCGCCCCATCGCCTTCCTGGCGAACACCATCGGAAAGGGCCGTTTCGTGTGGCAGCACCTGCCGACGACGTTCCAGGTGTGGGCCGACGGCATCGACCTGGTCGTCTTCGAGGAGTTCGGCTCCGGCCGTGAGGCGCTGCACCTGCGTGAGGAGATGGGCCGCAACGACCTGCTGAAGGACGAGGCCTACCGGCGTTGGTTCCGTGAGGACTTCGAGAAGAAGTTCAGTCCCCGCGTGTGGCACCGCGACTTCGACGACGCCGTGATCACCGAGTGCCCCGAGGAGTCCTTGGTCGGACGCTCGGTGGCGAAGGTGGCCAAGGAACGCGGCCTGCACCCGGTGGACTGCTTCCTCGACCTGGTGGTCGAGCACGGCACCGCCTTCCGGTGGACGACCGTCATCGCCAACCACCGCGAGAAGGTGGCCAACCGCCTCATCAACACCCCCGGCGTCACGGTCGGCTTCTCCGACGCCGGCGCCCACCTGCGCAACATGGCCTTCTACAACTTCGGCGTCTGCCTCCTCGACCGCGTGCACCAGGCGGCCGAGCGCAGCAAGCCGTTCATGCCCCTGGAGAAGGCCGTGTACAAGCTGACCGGTGAGCTGGCCGACTTCCACCAGGTCGACGCCGGACGCATCCGCCCCGGCGACCGCGCCGACATCACGATCATCGACCCCGCCGGCCTCAACGGCGCCGTGAACGACTACGCCGAAGCCGAGTTCGCCGAGATGAACGGCATCCGACGCATGGTCAACCGCAATGACGACGCCGTGGCCGCGACGATCATCAGCGGACGCGTTGCCTGGGAGGGCGGCGAGTTCGCGCCCGGTTACGGGGAGACGCTGCGGACCGGGCAGTTCCTGAAGGCGCGGGAGGTGGCTCCCCCGGCCTCCGGTGTTGTGGCGGACGCCGGTGCGTCGGTGGCACAAACCGCGTAA
- a CDS encoding tyrosine-type recombinase/integrase, with amino-acid sequence MRASEAAAVRIEDYADTLRGHRVLHLVGKGNKPATMPITIPVLRVLEACRGQRSDGPLVLRPTTGKPIDRRDVYRMVVRIAKVAGIPRHISPH; translated from the coding sequence CTGCGCGCATCCGAAGCAGCCGCAGTGCGCATCGAGGACTACGCCGACACGCTGCGCGGTCACCGAGTCCTGCACCTGGTCGGCAAAGGCAACAAGCCCGCCACCATGCCGATCACGATCCCAGTGCTACGTGTCCTGGAAGCCTGCCGAGGACAGCGATCCGACGGGCCGCTCGTTCTGAGACCGACCACCGGGAAGCCGATCGACCGCCGAGATGTCTACCGGATGGTTGTGAGGATCGCCAAGGTCGCGGGCATCCCTCGCCACATCAGCCCGCACTAA
- a CDS encoding YaeQ family protein: protein MAAGATMHTFEIELADMDRGVYEQFTLRAARHPSETEAYLVTRVLAYCLEYEEGIAFSEGISAAADPAVLVRDLSGKLLAWIEVGAPDAARLHAGSKASERTTIYTHRDHTRVLAQWAGAKIHRAGEIVLHNFDPGFIDSAVDAIERRNALTLTVTERQLYLELNGVHLSSAVHDHPIS, encoded by the coding sequence ATGGCAGCCGGCGCGACGATGCACACGTTCGAGATCGAGCTGGCCGACATGGATCGGGGCGTCTACGAGCAGTTCACGCTTCGGGCGGCGCGGCATCCGTCAGAAACCGAGGCGTACCTCGTGACGCGTGTACTCGCCTACTGCCTCGAATACGAAGAGGGCATCGCGTTCAGCGAGGGAATCTCGGCGGCCGCCGACCCGGCGGTGCTCGTGCGCGATCTAAGCGGGAAGCTCTTGGCCTGGATCGAGGTTGGGGCGCCGGACGCCGCGCGCCTTCACGCGGGCAGCAAGGCTTCTGAGCGCACGACCATCTACACGCACCGCGACCACACCAGGGTGCTGGCGCAGTGGGCGGGCGCGAAAATACATCGCGCAGGCGAGATCGTCCTGCACAACTTTGATCCCGGGTTCATCGATTCCGCCGTGGACGCGATCGAGCGCCGCAACGCGCTCACGCTCACTGTTACCGAGCGGCAGCTCTACCTCGAACTAAATGGCGTGCACCTTTCGTCGGCGGTCCACGATCATCCGATCAGTTAG
- a CDS encoding alpha/beta hydrolase, producing the protein MPSSPLNVRLNVTSWWEAGVVFADFEVRDVTVAPGIDLRVRVGGAGPAVILLHGHPRTHMTWHAVAPRLAAGGYLVICPDLRGYGHSSKPDPDPDHSTYCDRAMAGDIVELASRLGQQTFAVIGHDRGSYVAYRTALDSPEHVTSLAVLDSVPIVEALERAGAEFAEPWWHWFFLGASPHAERVINADPLAWYRLDAASMGADNYADMVEAVQQPRTVRAMVEDYRAGLHVDRRHDEEARAAGRLIECPTLVAWSRHDDMVDLYGDPAEVWKAWCRRRVHTAVIDSGHHMAEEAPEQLSDVLLTHLNGYPGSA; encoded by the coding sequence GTGCCGTCCAGCCCGCTGAACGTACGTCTCAACGTCACCTCGTGGTGGGAGGCTGGGGTGGTGTTCGCAGACTTCGAGGTTCGGGACGTCACGGTCGCGCCGGGGATCGACCTCCGCGTCCGCGTCGGCGGAGCAGGACCTGCGGTCATCCTGCTCCACGGTCACCCGCGCACCCACATGACCTGGCACGCAGTCGCGCCACGGTTGGCGGCCGGTGGATATCTGGTCATCTGTCCCGACCTTCGCGGCTATGGCCACTCCTCCAAGCCGGACCCGGACCCGGACCATTCGACGTACTGCGACCGCGCCATGGCCGGCGACATTGTGGAACTGGCCTCACGACTCGGGCAGCAAACCTTCGCTGTCATCGGGCACGACCGTGGCAGCTATGTCGCCTACCGCACCGCGCTCGACAGCCCTGAGCACGTGACCTCATTGGCGGTGTTGGACAGCGTGCCCATCGTTGAGGCTCTCGAACGGGCAGGAGCCGAGTTCGCCGAGCCCTGGTGGCACTGGTTCTTCCTCGGCGCCTCGCCGCACGCCGAGCGGGTCATCAATGCGGATCCTCTTGCTTGGTACCGACTCGACGCAGCGTCGATGGGCGCGGACAACTACGCCGACATGGTCGAGGCCGTGCAGCAACCCCGGACGGTCCGGGCGATGGTCGAGGACTACCGGGCCGGGCTCCACGTCGACCGACGGCACGACGAAGAAGCCCGGGCCGCGGGCCGACTCATCGAGTGCCCCACCCTCGTGGCCTGGTCCCGGCACGACGACATGGTCGACCTGTACGGCGACCCCGCAGAGGTGTGGAAAGCCTGGTGCCGTCGCCGGGTGCATACCGCCGTCATCGACTCCGGCCACCACATGGCCGAAGAAGCACCCGAGCAGCTTTCCGACGTCCTTCTGACGCATCTGAACGGATACCCGGGGTCTGCTTGA
- the mnmA gene encoding tRNA 2-thiouridine(34) synthase MnmA has translation MRVLAAMSGGVDSAVAAARAVEAGHDVTGVHLALSRNPASYRSGARGCCTIEDSNDARRAADVIGIPFYVWDMSDEFHEGVVEDFMDEYAAGRTPNPCLRCNEKIKFAAVLDRALALGFDAVATGHYAQLRTGDDGLIEMHRAVDHGKDQSYVLGVLTQEQLAHSLFPLGDTSKPVVREEAARRGLLVADKPDSHDICFVADGDTAGWLKEKLGDRAPNDGGDIVDDATGEVLGQHEGTYGFTIGQRKGLRIGRPAPDGKPRFVLDIEPVSGTLRVGSRDRLAVHAIDADRARWCGTVPERVEGTVQLRAHGDEHRAVVTTDGEHVHVELLDHASGIAPGQAVVIYDGSRVVGSATITVAHRVREEVQA, from the coding sequence ATGAGAGTTCTGGCAGCGATGTCCGGGGGAGTGGACTCCGCCGTGGCTGCTGCGCGCGCCGTCGAGGCTGGCCACGACGTGACCGGCGTCCACCTGGCGCTGTCGCGCAACCCGGCGTCGTACCGCAGTGGCGCCCGCGGGTGCTGCACGATCGAGGACTCCAACGACGCGCGGCGAGCCGCTGACGTCATCGGGATCCCGTTCTACGTGTGGGACATGTCCGACGAGTTCCACGAGGGCGTCGTCGAGGACTTCATGGACGAGTACGCCGCCGGCCGCACGCCCAACCCCTGCCTGCGCTGCAACGAGAAGATCAAGTTCGCCGCGGTGCTCGACCGGGCGCTGGCGCTCGGCTTCGACGCGGTGGCCACCGGTCACTACGCCCAGCTGCGCACCGGCGACGACGGCCTGATCGAGATGCACCGCGCGGTCGACCACGGCAAGGACCAGTCCTACGTGCTCGGGGTGCTCACCCAGGAGCAGCTGGCCCACTCGCTCTTCCCGCTCGGCGACACCTCGAAGCCGGTCGTCCGCGAGGAGGCGGCCCGCCGCGGCCTGCTGGTGGCCGACAAGCCGGACTCCCACGACATCTGCTTCGTCGCCGACGGCGACACCGCCGGGTGGCTGAAGGAGAAGCTCGGCGACCGGGCCCCCAACGACGGTGGCGACATCGTCGACGACGCGACCGGTGAGGTGCTGGGGCAGCACGAGGGGACGTACGGCTTCACGATCGGTCAGCGCAAGGGGCTGCGGATCGGTCGCCCCGCGCCCGACGGCAAGCCGCGCTTCGTGCTCGACATCGAGCCGGTCTCCGGGACCCTACGCGTGGGGTCGCGCGACCGGCTGGCCGTCCACGCGATCGACGCCGACCGTGCCCGCTGGTGCGGGACCGTGCCGGAGCGGGTCGAGGGCACCGTGCAGCTGCGCGCCCACGGCGACGAGCACCGCGCGGTGGTGACCACCGACGGCGAGCACGTGCACGTCGAGCTGCTCGACCACGCCTCCGGGATTGCGCCCGGCCAGGCGGTCGTGATCTACGACGGCAGCCGGGTCGTCGGTTCGGCCACCATCACCGTTGCGCACCGGGTGCGCGAGGAGGTTCAGGCGTGA
- a CDS encoding cysteine desulfurase family protein, whose product MTSAVPSTTTYLDHAATTPMLPVAVEAMTRHLTEVGNANSLHASGRHARRIVEESREAIAGAIGCRPGEVVFTSGGTEADNMALKGVLWARKAQDPRRTRILTTAVEHHAVLDPLEWLAKRGDAEVELLPVDRHGRLDVDALRASIARDPASVALVSVMWANNEVGTLQPIDDVVAIAAEHQLPVHTDAVQAVGAVPVDFAASGVDALTFTGHKLGGPYGIGALVVRRELRVEPLLHGGGQERGIRSGTLAPPAIAGLAAAVTASVAAREAHAARVSALRDDLVRRVIEVVPDAHLHGDPVGRLPGNAHLGFPDCEGDSLLMLLDAQGIACSTGSACSAGVPQPSHVLLAMGCDPVEARHSLRFSFGHTSTPADVDAVVAAIGPAVERARLAMRRPS is encoded by the coding sequence ATGACGAGCGCCGTACCGAGCACCACCACCTACCTCGACCACGCTGCGACCACCCCCATGCTGCCGGTCGCTGTCGAGGCCATGACGCGTCACCTCACCGAGGTCGGCAACGCCAACTCGCTGCACGCGTCGGGGCGCCATGCGCGTCGGATCGTGGAGGAGAGCCGCGAGGCGATCGCCGGTGCGATCGGCTGCCGCCCCGGCGAGGTGGTCTTCACCTCCGGCGGCACCGAGGCCGACAACATGGCGCTCAAGGGCGTCCTGTGGGCCCGCAAGGCCCAGGACCCGCGCCGCACCCGCATCCTCACCACCGCGGTGGAGCACCACGCCGTGCTCGACCCGCTGGAGTGGCTGGCCAAGCGCGGTGACGCCGAGGTCGAGCTGTTGCCCGTGGACCGACACGGCCGCCTCGACGTCGACGCACTGCGCGCCTCGATCGCGCGTGACCCTGCCTCGGTCGCCCTCGTCTCGGTGATGTGGGCCAACAACGAGGTCGGCACGCTGCAGCCGATCGACGACGTGGTCGCCATCGCCGCGGAGCACCAGCTGCCGGTGCACACCGACGCCGTCCAGGCTGTCGGAGCCGTGCCCGTCGACTTCGCCGCGAGCGGGGTCGACGCCCTCACCTTCACCGGCCACAAGCTCGGTGGCCCCTACGGCATCGGGGCCCTGGTCGTACGCCGCGAGCTGCGCGTCGAGCCCTTGCTGCACGGCGGTGGCCAGGAGCGGGGCATCCGCTCGGGCACGCTCGCCCCGCCGGCCATCGCTGGCCTGGCCGCAGCCGTCACCGCCTCGGTCGCCGCCCGCGAGGCCCACGCGGCCCGGGTCTCCGCGCTGCGTGACGACCTGGTGCGTCGGGTGATCGAGGTCGTCCCTGACGCCCACCTCCACGGTGATCCCGTCGGCCGGCTGCCGGGCAACGCCCACCTGGGCTTCCCCGACTGCGAGGGCGACTCGCTGCTGATGCTCCTCGACGCCCAGGGCATCGCCTGCTCGACGGGCTCGGCCTGCTCGGCCGGCGTCCCGCAGCCCTCCCACGTGCTGCTGGCGATGGGCTGCGACCCGGTGGAGGCGCGTCACTCGCTGCGCTTCTCCTTCGGCCACACCAGCACGCCCGCCGATGTCGACGCGGTCGTCGCGGCGATCGGACCGGCCGTGGAGCGCGCCCGCCTGGCCATGCGCAGGCCGTCGTGA
- a CDS encoding protein kinase family protein, whose product MLADLRSDFEAESVPARFARLYDDDSDWGHMFSVLHKSLNQHFDDINGRIESTRHYWADNSRDLIKLTTKIEDSLHTLKRAGIDVEFNPTYEAALEACRPWLSPSGGSPVPEDFARIEVERYKPVFTRSTTTVKSAKQSLRLKLKMVGEGSYATVHSFVDPDYGTRFALKRARRSIGERDLQRFKAEFDYMKRLSHPHLVEVYRYDSEQNQYSMEFCDETLRDYIAKRNGDLAPSVRKKIALQFLDAIRYLHSVKILHRDISLQNVLLRVYDSGEVLVKVSDFGLAKDQTQDFTLTNTEMRGTIRDPMLTSFKDYAVVNEMWAIAWVLSYIVTGRESLMPGGSPLGDIVQRCASHRIADRYASLEELTTAVEQA is encoded by the coding sequence ATGCTGGCCGACCTCCGCTCTGACTTCGAAGCCGAGTCGGTGCCAGCCCGCTTCGCTCGGCTGTACGACGACGACTCCGACTGGGGTCACATGTTCAGCGTGCTGCACAAAAGCCTCAATCAGCACTTCGATGACATCAACGGGCGGATCGAGTCGACACGCCACTACTGGGCTGACAACAGCCGCGACCTGATCAAACTCACGACGAAGATCGAAGACAGCCTTCACACGTTGAAGCGAGCTGGGATCGACGTGGAGTTCAACCCGACCTACGAGGCAGCGCTCGAAGCCTGTCGTCCGTGGCTGTCACCGAGCGGCGGCAGTCCCGTTCCTGAAGACTTCGCACGTATCGAGGTAGAGCGCTACAAGCCTGTGTTCACACGGTCAACGACGACGGTGAAGTCTGCGAAGCAATCCTTGCGGCTCAAACTGAAGATGGTTGGGGAGGGTTCCTACGCGACGGTGCACTCGTTCGTTGATCCTGACTATGGCACCAGATTCGCACTGAAGCGTGCCCGACGGTCCATCGGTGAACGAGACCTGCAGAGGTTCAAGGCCGAATTCGACTATATGAAGCGACTTAGCCATCCCCATCTAGTCGAAGTGTATCGCTACGACAGCGAGCAGAACCAATACAGCATGGAGTTCTGCGACGAGACCCTTCGCGACTACATCGCGAAGCGCAACGGGGACCTTGCGCCCTCCGTTCGGAAGAAGATCGCACTCCAGTTCCTTGATGCGATCCGCTACCTCCATTCGGTCAAGATCCTGCATCGGGATATCAGCCTTCAGAATGTTTTGCTGCGGGTGTATGACAGCGGCGAGGTGCTGGTGAAGGTTTCGGACTTCGGCTTGGCGAAAGACCAAACACAGGACTTCACTCTCACCAACACCGAGATGCGCGGAACGATCCGCGACCCGATGCTGACCTCGTTTAAAGATTATGCAGTCGTCAATGAGATGTGGGCCATCGCCTGGGTGTTGTCATACATCGTTACGGGGAGAGAGTCGTTGATGCCTGGAGGCTCACCCCTTGGTGACATCGTCCAGCGATGCGCGTCGCATCGGATAGCTGATCGCTACGCCTCGCTTGAAGAACTCACCACCGCCGTTGAGCAAGCCTGA
- a CDS encoding HEPN domain-containing protein, producing the protein MASVDQEIARIGFVADGELSTPMITASYEFDDDGVRLRVPYLPDDERGRWWKNDLFSMSPPTPAAPSPVPTELDYFDNDGRVGLIDCRAGRSWTRFGVAGVGLVHARYAVEDAGMATNYTKPNGMRSQIDGLAHWLGVSALKTVITYKRDPKTSDITAAGATSTTSTERVEDIPLARSMNLKATAYASGTGISSPEVTYRSIVFLETNGRSPRSWSDHLDNHKAVRDLLRVASWSLVSFQSHYAMSEKENLDHAGKSTPRWLTVRTGTTGIEEPTWTSRNRFLFTYADVGRVGVSRWLKIMKGYERGVRPLVHLLELKDATIDAHMAQLGIAVEAIGYQSLIDSGLTPGAANGKKLHQRINHLLSEVDGALPFSTTTFANDFADSYNSVKHANRAEVLPAVKREHIRQGVQMLRAWVAIKMGVKASVVKTRW; encoded by the coding sequence ATGGCTTCTGTGGACCAGGAGATCGCCCGCATTGGGTTCGTGGCGGACGGCGAACTTTCTACCCCGATGATCACTGCTTCCTACGAGTTTGATGACGACGGCGTACGTCTCCGTGTGCCATACCTGCCCGATGATGAACGCGGCCGTTGGTGGAAGAACGACCTATTTTCTATGTCGCCTCCCACGCCTGCTGCTCCTTCACCCGTGCCTACCGAACTGGACTACTTCGACAACGATGGCAGGGTGGGTCTCATCGACTGTCGTGCGGGTCGGTCCTGGACACGGTTCGGAGTGGCAGGAGTAGGGCTGGTTCACGCGAGGTATGCCGTAGAGGACGCAGGCATGGCTACGAACTACACGAAGCCGAATGGGATGCGATCGCAGATCGACGGGTTGGCGCACTGGCTCGGTGTATCGGCGCTCAAGACCGTCATCACGTACAAGCGTGATCCGAAGACATCGGATATCACGGCAGCAGGCGCAACTTCGACCACCTCGACCGAGCGAGTCGAAGACATCCCGCTTGCTAGGTCGATGAATCTGAAGGCCACCGCATACGCGAGCGGGACAGGCATAAGTAGTCCAGAGGTCACCTATCGAAGCATCGTATTCTTGGAAACGAACGGTCGCTCGCCACGCAGCTGGTCAGACCACCTGGACAATCACAAGGCTGTTCGTGATTTGCTACGCGTGGCATCGTGGTCTCTCGTAAGTTTCCAGTCGCATTACGCGATGAGCGAGAAGGAGAACCTGGACCACGCAGGGAAGTCAACGCCTCGATGGTTGACGGTTCGAACGGGGACTACAGGTATTGAAGAACCGACCTGGACGAGTCGCAACAGGTTTCTGTTCACCTATGCTGACGTCGGTCGAGTAGGGGTGTCGCGGTGGCTGAAGATCATGAAGGGCTATGAGCGCGGAGTGCGACCACTCGTGCATTTGCTTGAACTCAAGGACGCAACGATTGACGCTCACATGGCTCAACTGGGCATTGCCGTTGAAGCCATCGGATATCAGTCGCTGATTGACAGTGGACTGACTCCTGGCGCTGCGAACGGCAAGAAGCTCCATCAGCGCATCAACCATCTGTTGAGCGAGGTCGACGGAGCCTTGCCGTTCTCAACGACCACCTTTGCGAACGACTTCGCGGACTCGTACAACTCGGTGAAGCACGCGAACCGCGCGGAGGTGTTGCCAGCGGTCAAGCGGGAGCACATCCGCCAGGGCGTGCAGATGCTCCGCGCCTGGGTGGCGATCAAGATGGGCGTGAAGGCATCGGTGGTCAAGACACGCTGGTAG